TGATCAGGCGGCTCGCGGCCATCAGCGCGTAGCCGTTGACGGCGTCCTCGGCCAGCGAGACCACCGACAGGATCGGCAGCAGCAGCACCAGCACCGCCGCGGCGGCGGCCACCGCCTCCCGGCCGGTGAGGACGTCGAGTTGCAGGAGCAGCGTGCAGGCGCCGACGGTGGCGGCGCCCTGGGCGGCCGACAGGTAGAACGGCTGGAGCCCGGCCCGGCCCAGCAGCCACCCCAGCCGGCCGGAGAGCAGTTGCAGGACGAAGGCCGTCACCACCGCGCCCGCGGTGCCGCCGGCCTGGAGGCTGATCGAGGCCGCCAGGGTGGCCCCGCCGAGGGCGCCGGCGATCCACGGCCGCCGGGAGAGCCGGTCGGAGTCGGCCAGCAGGCGTTCGGCCCGGGCCAGCGGCAGGCGTCCGGAACGGATTCGCAGCACCAGCCGGTAGAGCCGGTTGAGGCCGTCCAGGGAACGGCTCTCGTCGGTGCGGGTCACCCGGGTCATCGACGTCGGCCGACCCTCCGCCGGGCGGTGGTAGAGGGTGATCGTCCGGGCGGTGATGTCCACCTGGAGGTCGTCGTGCGGGCCGTAGGCGGCGGCCACCGAGGCCAGCGCGGCGTCGACGGCGCTGGTCTCGGCCCCGGCCTCGAACAGCCGCTGCCCCAGCGCCAGGGCGAAGCCCATCGCCCGTTCGGCCTGGTCCGTTCGGGCCTGGTCCGTTCGGGCCTCCTCCGTCCGGGCCTCCTCCGGCTCCGTCGGTGCGCCCGCCTCCCCCGTCCCGGTCGGTGCCGTCCCGGTCGGTGCCGTCCCGGTTCGCTGCTCCGCCGGCCCGTCGCTCACCCCGTCGCCTCCGCCCGCCCGTGCACCGGCCCGCTGCCGCCGAGGGAGAGCGTACGGTCGCGGCCCGCCCGGACCCGGTAACGACCTGCCCCGGGACGCCCCGGCGGGCGCGATGTCCGCGGAGCTGGCTTCCTGGGAGGCGGGGCTCCGGACCGAGGGGCCCGCCGACCGGGTGCCACCGCCGTGGTGCCCGCCGCTCCGCCCCGGAAGGCGACCACCGTGCACTCCTCCGAAGACCCCCGGCCCGCACCCGCCGCCCCTGCCGCCCCCACGGCCCCCGACGGCGTCGAACCGGGCGTCGGGGACGCGCCCCGGCAGCCGCCCGCCGTCAAGCCGTACCGCCACCCGGCGGCCGGCTGGGGCGCGGCGAAGAGCGTGACGAAGTTCCTGGTCCGCGAGGGCGAGTACCTGGACGGGCCGCGCGCGATCATGAGGATGAACCACGAGGACGGCGGCTTCGACTGTCCCGGCTGCGCCTGGCCGGACGACCTCAAGGGGCTGAAGCTCGACCTCTGCGAGAACGGGATCAAGCACGTCAGCTGGGAGATGACCCGCAAGCGCGTGGACCGCGCGTTCTTCGCGGCGCACACCGTCACCGAGCTGTCGGAGTGGAGCGACTTCGCGCTGGAGGACCAGGGCCGGCTGACCGAGCCGATGGTGTACGACCCGGAGACCGACCGGTACCGGCCGATCGCTTGGCGGGACGCGTTCGAGCTGGTCGGCCGGACCCTGCGGGAGCTGGACGACCCGAACCGGGCCGCGTTCTACACCTCCGGGCGGCTGGGCAACGAGGCGACGTTCCTGTACCAGCTGATGGCCCGTGAGCTGGGCACCAACAACCTGCCGGACTGCTCCAACATGTGCCACGAGGCCAGCGGACGCGCCCTGCAAGCCGCGCTGGGCACCGGAAAGGGGACGGTGGACCTCAAGGACTGGGAGGCCGCCGACGCCCTGTTCATCCTCGGTGTGAACGCCGCCTCCAACGCGCCCCGGATGCTCACCGCGCTCGCCGCGGCGTACGAGCGGGGCGCGCGGATCGTGCACGTCAACCCGCTGGTCGAGGCGGCGGCCCGGCGCACGATCATCCCGCACGACTTCGTCGACATGGCGCTCAACAAGTCGACGCGGACCGGCACGCTGAACGTCCAGCCGCGGATCGGCGGCGACATGGCGCTGCTGCGCGGCATGGCCAAGGCCCTGCTGGAGCAGTCGGCGCACGACCCGAAGGCCCTGGACCGGCGCTTCGTGGAGCGGCACACCAGCGGCTTCGCGGAGTACCGCGCGGCGTGCGAGGCCACCTCCTGGGAGGAGATCGAGCGGCAGAGCGGCGTCTCCCGCGCGCAGATCCTGGCGGCCGCCCGGATCTACCGGGACGCGGACCGCAGCATCGTCAGCTGGTGCCTGGGCGTCACCCAGCACGAGCACGGGGTGGACACCGTCCGCGAGATCGTCAACCTGCTGCTGCTGCGCGGCAACCTGGGCCGCGAGGGCGCCGGCCCCTCCCCCGTGCGCGGGCACAGCAACGTCCAGGGCAACCGCACCTGCGGCATCGACCACCGGCCGGGCCGGGAGTTCCTGGACCGCCTGCGCGAGGTCTGCCGGATCGACCCGCCCACCGAGCACGGCAAGGACACCGTCGCGACGATCGAGGCCATGAACCGCGGCGAGATCGAGGTGTTCGTCGGCATGGGCGGCAACTTCGCGCTGGCCGCGCCCGACACCGCCTACACCCACGCGGGCCTGCGCACCTGCGCGCTGACCGTGCACGTGTCGACCAAGCTGAACCGCAGCCACCTCGTGCACGGGCGGCAGGCGCTGATCCTGCCCTGCCTGGGCCGCACCGAGAAGGACCGCCAGCGCGGCGGCGAGCAGTCCGGCTCCGTCGAGGACTCGATGAGCATGGTGCACCTGTCCCGCGGCATGAAGCGCCCCGCCTCCCCGCTGCTGCTCTCCGAGCCCGCCATCGTCGCCGGGATCGCCCGCGCGGCACTGCCGGACAGCGCCACGCCCTGGGAGTGGTACGTCGAGGACTACGACCGCATCCGCGACACCATGGCCGAAGTCCTGGACGGATTCGAGGACTTCAACCGGCGGGTGCGGCTGCCGCTGGGCTTCCGGATCAAGCAGCCCGCCCGCGAGCTGGTGTTCCTCACCCCTCCGGGAAGGCCGAGTTCTCCGCCGCCCCGCTGCCCGACGTCGTCCCCGCGCCCGGCACCCTCGCGCTCGGCACCATGCGCTCGCACGACCAGTGGAACACCACGGTCTACTCCGACGACGACCGCTACCGGGGCGTCAAGAACCTGCGCACCCTGGTCTTCATGAACCCCGACGACATGCGCGAGCGGGGCCTCACCGAGTTCGACCCGGTCGACGTCACCGCCACCGCCCGCGACGGCTCCACCCGCTCGCTGCACGGCTACCTCGCCGTCCCGTACGACATCCCGCGCGGCTGCGCGGCCGGGTACATGCCCGAGATGAACGTGCTGTGCGCGATCGGCGACCACAGCACGCAGAGCGACCAGCCGATCATGAAGCACCTCAAGGTGACGGTCACGGCCGCCGCGTCCCGCCGGAAGGAGCCCGCCGCGGCCGGGTGACCGGCTCCGGGGCGGGGCCGGGTTCCGGACGGGGGCCGAGTTCCGGGCGGGGCCTTGCGAGGGGGACTTGCGAGGGGGGCGGTCCACATCGGGTCGGGGGCGGGGGGCGGGGGCCCGCCGGGTGTCAGGCGCCGTGGAGGCGGCCGAGCAGCAGGTAGGCGCGTTCCTCCGCGGCGGTCGGCACCGCCGGGTCCACCCCGGCCTCCCGAAGTTCGCCCGCCGCCGCGTCGTCTGCCTCCCGCAGTTCGACCACCGTCGCCGCCCGCACCGCGAACAGCAGCGCGCCGTCCGGCCCGCTCAGTGCCAGGGCGTCCTTCGGCGACAGGACCCTCGCCACCGCGACCAGCGACGAAGGACGTGATCCGCGCATGCCCTGCTGCATATCAGGTGCTCAGAGCGGGTGCGGCGCCCACCGGGGGCCTGCCGGGAGCCCGGTGGCGGCTTCGGCGGTGGGGCGTGGGCGGGCATTCATAGGATTCTCAGAGCATTCCAAGCTTGGCCCCGGAACTGACGCCACGCCAGAATTGATCGCAGCTCATCAAGTCGGGCGGTTCGCCGTCCCGGTGCACGCTCCCAGCACCCGTTCCAGGTCTCGTCCCCACACGAGGAGTTCTCATGACCGAAGACCTTTCGCGGCTCGCCGAACGTGCCCGACCCATCCTCCTGGGCCTGTGCCGGATCGTGGTGTCCCTGCTGTTCGCCTGCCACGGCGCGGCCACCCTGTTCGGCGTCTTCGGCGGCGCCCACGGCAAGGCGCCGCAGGTCGGCGAGTGGCCCGGCTGGTGGGCGGCACTGATCCAACTGGCGGGCGGTGTACTGGTGTTGCTCGGAATCGCGGTACGGCCCATGGCGCTGGTGTGCTCGGGCTCGATGGCCTACGCCTACTTCAGCGTCCACCAGGAGCACGCCCTGTGGCCGATCCAGAACGGCGGCGAGCCCGCCGCGATGTTCGCCTGGGCGTTCCTGCTGATCGCCGCCGCCGGTCCCGGCGGCCTCGCCCTGGGCAGCCTGCTGCGCCGCCGCGAACGGGTGGCGAGCCCCGCCGTCGCCTGACCCGGCACGTCGGAGCGGCCCCGGACCCCGGTCCGGGGCCGCTCCGTTGCGTACGGGCGTCCCCTGGCCCCCGCCCCGAGGACGCCCACCGGGTCCGGCTGGCGGTCGCGGCCCGCACCCGCGCGGACCTGCACGACTGGCCCGCGCTGATCCAACTCGCCGCCCACCGAACCTGGTTGAACCTGCCCCCGGCCCCGGCCCGAGCCCCGCCCCCGCGCGCACCTGAGCGGGCCACCCCGCCCACCACGACAGCGCGGCCACCGCCTGAACCCGGCACCCCGCCCCGCCGTTCGGTCCCCGCCGTTCGGTCCCCGCGGCCGGGGCCGTTCGGCCCTTCCGGCCGCGCCGCCCGGATGGGGACAGTGACCCGGGTCAGCGATGTGTCCGGCCCGCCAGGCGGGCCGATCGGGTGGGCCTGGACGCCCAGGGAAGGCCGTGCGATGGAATCCGACGAGGTCATGCTGACGGTCCGACTCACCACCGCGGAGCGGACGTTGCTGCGGCGGCTGGCGCACGGGCACCGGGGCGACGTCTCCGAGGTGGTCGCGGACGCGCTGCTGGACGTCCTGCCCCTGCTGCTCACCCGGGACGCGCCCCGGCCGCGCCGAGCCCCCGGACCGTTTCGCCCCGTGCGCGGTGACGGTCTGGCTCCCGCCGGAACTCGCCGAACTGCTGCCCGCCCTCGCCACCCACCTGGCCACCCGGTACGGCCGCCCCGCACGTCCCCACCCGGCGCCCACGCCCTGTGCCGCACTGGGCACCGCGCTGCGCCTGTGGCTCCGCCAGGACCCGGCCCGCCTCGCCGCCGGCCTGCACGCCCTGCACGGCGGCCACCCGCACGTCCGCACCGCCGCGGCCTGAACCGCAGCACCCCACCCGCCCACGGCCCGTCAGACCCCTCCGGCCAGGTCCTTCCGTCGCGAAACGGCCCCGGGACCGGGACCCTCCGGCCCCCGCCGCCGGGACCATCGGCCCTGGGGCGACGGGGCGGCGACGCACGAGCATGGAGCGCCGCCACCCGGCGGGGGTCGCGCCGCTCCCGGACGCCCCGCGGGGTGGCCCGGCGTGCACCGCCGCCCACGCCGTCCCGGGGCACCCGGACGACCGGCCGCGCCGGTCCCCGGACACCCGACGGCACCCCGGGCGGCCGCGTCACCGACCCCACCTGCTCCACCGAGACCCACCGAGTCCCACTCACCGACCAGTTCGGCCCGCCCCCGGCCCCGGCCCGATCCGGCCCCGCACCGGGGCCGGGCCGCAACCGGCCTGCCGCTACAGCCAGTTGCGGCGCTTGAAGATCAGGTAGAGGCTGACGCAGACCACGCCCATCAGGCCGATCGCGAAGGGGTAGCCGAACATCCAGTGGAGTTCCGGCATCTCGTCGAAGTTCATGCCGTAGACGGTGCCGATGAGGGTGGGGGCGAAGAGGATGGCGGCCCAGGAGGAGATCTTCTTGATCTCGTCGTTCTGGGCGTGGCCGGCCTCGGCGAGTTGCTTCATCTCCTCGTTCTGGCGCTGGAGACCAGGGTGGCGTTGACGGTGAGGATGTTCTGGAGCATCTGGCGGAAGCCGTCGACGCGTTCGGCGGCGTAGGTGGCGTGGTCGGCGACGTCGCGCAGGTAGCGCTGGAGTTCCTCGTCGGTGCCGTACTTCTGGAAGCCGCCCTCCAGGGAGCGCATGATCTCCAGCAGGGGCCGGTGGCGCGCTGGAACTCGATGACCTCGCGGGAGAGTTCGTAGATGCGGCGGGAGACCTCGGGGTCGCCGCCGAAGACTTCGGTCTCGATCTCGTCGATGTCGTGCTGGAGTCCGGCGATGACGGGGGCGTAGCCGTCGACCACGGCGTCCAGGACGGCGTAGAGGACGGCTTCGGGGCCGAGGGCGAGCAGTTCGGGGTCGGCTTCGAGGCGGCTGCGGACCATGGAGATGTCGGGCGACTGGGAGTGCCGGACGGTGAGGACGAAGTCGGGGCCGACGAAGAGGTGGATCTCGCCGAAGTCGACCTCCTCGACGTCGTCGAGGTAGCGGGCGGCGCGCAGCACGACGAACAGGGTGTCGCCGTAGCGTTCCAGCTTGGGGCGCTGGTGGGCGACGATGGCGTCCTCGAGGGCGAGTTCGTGGAGGTCGAACTTCTCGGCGGCTTCGACGAGTTGGGCCTCGGCGGGGCGGTAGAGGCCGATCCAGGCCATGGTGCCGGGCTTGCCGGGGAGTTCGCGGTAGATCTCGGCGAGGCTGGTGGGTGTCTCTATCCGGCGGCCGTCGCGGTAGACGGCGGCGTCGACGACGGAGCGTTCCAGCGAGACGGGTCCGTCAGGGTGGGGGTGCTGTTCGGAGCGCGGTCCATCGAGTGCTCGGGGGCCGCGGTGCGGTCGGCGGGCCGCGGGGCGGGACGGCTGAAGGGTCGCTTGCTCGCGCGCACGGCGCGCACACGCCAGTCGGACACGGCGGTACCTCCACGGTTCTGGTGCCGCCGGGCCCGGACGGACGCGGACGGGCGGGCGGGGCGGCGGGCCCCGGTGGCGGCCGCACGCGGGCGCGGGGCGGGGCCGGGCGTGAACGCGGGGGTTCAGCGGGCGGCGCGGCGCGGGCGCGGGCGGTGGAACGTCCCGGAGCGGGGCCGACTTCGACCCGGACTACTGCACTCCACTGCTCTCACCTCCTGACGCTCCGGACGCCCGGGGGCGCCACGACCGCGGCCCAGTGTAGCCCCGTCGACCCCAGCCCCCGCCCACCCGCGCCGCCCGCCCGCCGTTCACCGGCCGCCCACCCGCGCGAAGACGCCGCCGGAAGCGTCCGCCCCGAACGCCCCCGAACGCCCGCGCGCGTCGCGTCCCCGCAACGTCGCTGAACGGGCAGGCGCAGGGCGAGGACGTCCTGGTGGACGTGCGCCGCGCGTGGACCGGCGCCCGGATGCTGCCGGACGGCGGGCACGCCCGGATCGCGCCGGGCGTCCCGGGCGACTGGCCCGGACCCCGCGCGAGGTGACCGCCCTGCTGGTGGAGTTCCGCGCCCCGGACGAGGAGGCGCCGACCGGGTACGAGGAGGCCGCCCGGCGCGCCGTCGACCGGCTCGCCCTGGTCCGGCCGGTCGGTCCGCGACCAACGGCTTCACCCGGGACCGGGCCGTCACCGCCGGGTACTGGCACGCCCGGAAGGCGTTCGTGACGGCCGTCGGCAAGGCTTGGCCCGGCACCACGCTGATCACCGAGGACTTCGCCGTCCCGCCCGCCCGGCCCCGGCAATCACGTGGCACCGACCGCCCCGGACCGGCCACACTCGGGCGCATGACCGACGACTCCCGACCCCCGGCCCAGGACCCGCGCGAGACGCCCGACCCGGTGCCCGACCCGGTGCCGGGCCGGGCGGCGCGGGAACCGGACGGGCCCGGGCCGTCCGCACCGGCGGCGGGGCTGGAGGCGGCGCGGGGCGCGCGGACGCTGCCGGACCCGCCGGGGCTGCCGGAGCTGCTGGGGCTGGCCGGGCACCCGGACGCGGAGGTGCGCCGGGCGGTGGCGAAGGCGCTGCCGTTCGCGGCGAGCCCGCCCCGGACTCGCCCCGGGTGCGCGCCCTGCTGACGCTGTGCCGGGACGAGGACCCGGGCGTGCGGGACGCGGCGGTGTTCTCGGTCGGCACCCTGGACGAGGCGTACAGCCCGGCGGTCCGGGCGGCGCTGCACGAGCGGCTGGACGACGAGGACGAGGACGTGGCGGAGGAGGCTGTCCGCGGCCTGGCCAACCGTCAGGACGCCTCGGTGCTGACCCGGCTGATCGACCTGCTGGAGACGTACCGGCGGCCGCACGTGCTGACGCTGTCCGCCGCGGCGGTCCTCGGCCGCCCCGAACTGCTGCCCGTCCTGGCCGTGTTGGCGGCGGAGGACCCGGACGATCCGGGCATCGCGGCGGCCCTGGCGGCCTGCGATCCGGTCCGGCGTGTGGAGCGGGCCACGCTGGCCTGGCACCTGCTGGAGGAACTGGTCTTCCGGCGGCCGGACTTGGACGCCGCGCTGGTCTGGCCGCGTTTCTCCGCGGACCTGCACCTGGAGATCCACCACGGCTCCGGTCCGCTCACCTACCACGCGGACGGCCTGTTGGGCCGGGCCGGGCAGGACCCGTCCCGGGCAGCCGCCCTGGTCGACGCCGAGTGCCCGCCCGGAGGCGGCTGAACCGGGCGCGGCGCCACCCGCCCCGCGGCGGCCGGGAGACAGCGCGCCGGACGTACCGTCATATGAGCGGACGGCAGGGGCGTGCGCGGGCTCGGCGGCTTGCCTCCGTGCGCCGGTCGAGTGAGGGTGCGGGAAGGTTTTGGCCGGGAATGCCCGGGTTGCCCGAACCTGACGCACCACCGGAGCGTGAACGAGTGAGCACCCCTCCCCCGCCCGACCCGCAGCCGACCGCCGCGCAACCCACCGACTCGCAGCCGACCACCGACCGGCCCACCGTGCCGCAGCCCACCGCCGCGCCGCAGCCGACCGACCCGCGCAGGCGCCGGTCGCGTTCAACGCGCCGTTCTCGGACCGTTCCCAGTGGGCGGCCGGCGCCTCCTCCGCGTACCCGCGGGGCGGGCGGAACCCGGACGACAACAAGCTCGACCACCTGGTGCCCGGCTACGGCCCGGACGGGGACCGTTTCACCGCGGTGCGGGAGAACGCGCGCAGTTGGCGGACGCCGCTGGTGACCACCGAGGGCACTGCGGGCGGGTTCGAACTGCGGACCGGGGACCGGCTGGAGGCCCGCTGCCAGGTGACGGCCGACCAGGGCGTCTGGCCCGCGATCTGGACCTGGGGGCGGGACGTCGCCCCCGGCCGGTCGCAGCCCGGCCACGGGGAGGTGGACGTGATGGAGTACCACGACGACCACCCCCGGATGCTGGAGCTGAGCAACCACGTCCGCCCCGGCGACCCGGCCTACCTGGACGACCTGGTGACGCCGGGCCGGTGGTTCACCCTCGCCTGCCTGTTCGGCCCCGACTCGGTCCGCTGGGAGCTGGACGGCCGCGAGGTGTACGCCGACGGCCGGGGCGTCGGCTCCGGCTGGCGGGCCTGGATCATCGTCAACCTGTCGGTCGCGGCCGGCCGTTGGGGCCACCGCAGTCCCGCGCCAACAGCGGCCGGCTCTCCTGGCGCTGCCGGGACCTGACCGTCCGCCGCCCGCAGTGACCCCATCCCCGCCGCTCCCACCGGCGGGCGGCGGCGCGCCCCGTCAGCCCGGCAGCGCGCCGAGTGGCCCGGCGATCAGGTGGTAGTCGGCGAGGAACCAGGTCGGCACCGCACCGGCCAGGGCGACCGCCGCCGTCGCGAGCCGGCCGGACCACCGCCACCACTGGCGCAGCCACCCCGCCACGGCCCGGCGGCCACGGCCGGCGCCACCGGCGGGACGGCCGCGCCCCACCGGGCGGGGGCGAGGGCGAGCGGGAGGAGCACGGCGAGGACGGGCCCGGACAGGGCGGGGGCGGGAGCCGGTCACGCCCCGATCATTCGGGCCGCCCGGGGTGCGGCGGTAGTGCGCGACACACCCCGGGCGTGCGTTCTGCACGTCCCCCTCCCGGCACCGCACGGCGGTCGCGCACGAACGGCGGCGCGCGGACAGCACCGCACGCCGCCCCACGCTCCTTCCCGCCGGAGCCCACGCCCTGCCGCGGGGAGACGGCCCGGCGGGATGGCCCACGTGAGCAGGGGGACGAGACGCGCGACGGAGCGCGGCGGCGCCGGTGATCCCGCCGACCCGGGGCAGGTCGGCGTCCGGCCCCGCCACGTCGGGCCGGTGCGCCAGGTGCGTGCCCTCGGCCGACAGCGCTCTCACCACGCGTCCCGTCCTCCCTCGGCCCGAGGGGCCCGGGGCAGGAGGCGTCGGACCCGACGGCGGCGGGGTTCTCCCGTGCCCGTCCCACCGGCCGCGCCCCACAGCTCCCGCGCCACCCGGTGGCCGGCGGCCCCGCCACGACGGCCACCACCCCGGACCCGTCCGAGCGGGCGTCAGACCGATGCCGCCGCCGAAACCGGCACCGTCACCCGGTGCTCGGTGAAGCTGCGCGCCGTCGTCACCCCGGCCGCCCAGCGCAGCGCCTCCGGCCGGACCGGCTCGCCGCGCAGCAGCCGCAGGTACTGGCCGACCAGGTCCGCGCCCGCCGCCAGCGAGATCGGCAGGCCGCCCGAGCAGCGCGGGTTGACCTCCACCACCCGGGCCGGGCCGTCCTCCGCCAGGAAGCCCTGGACGTTGACCAGGCCGGTCAGGCCCAGCACCCCGGTCAGCTCCGCCACCAGGACGTCCACCCGCGGGTCCGCGAACGTCGTCCCCCGGGTGGCGATGCCGCCGCGCACCTGGGTCCGCCAGCGCGGCACGGCGGCGTGCACGGTGCCGTCCCGGCCGATCAGGCAGTCCGCGGTGAACTCCCGCCCCGGCAGCAGGGTCTGCACGATCGGCTCGGGGACGCGGCGCAGCAGGGTCGGGAAGTCCGCCGGGTCGTGCACCGCGTGGACGTCCCGCGAGCCGCGCCCGCGCCGCGGTTTGACGATCCACGGGCCGGGCAGCTCGCCCGGCCCGCCGAGCGACGTCCCCGGGGCGGGGATGCCCTCGACGGCCCGGGCGAAGGCCCACTTGTCCAGGCAGGCGGTGACCGTCTCCGGGGCGGGGAACCAGGCCGCGACGCCCTTGTCCGCGAACTCCCGCTCCCGTCCGGCCAGTTGCTCCAGCTCCTCGCCGACCGTCACCACCAGTGCTTCGCACCGCCGCTCGACCGCGGTCGCCAGCAGCCGCTCCGCGAAGCCCGCCTGGCCGGCCGCCGGCAGCAGCACGCCCTCGTGGCCCAGGTGCAGGCCCACCCCGTGCGGGTCCGCGTCGCCCACCACCGGCACCAGGCCGGCCCGGGCCGCCTCCCGCGCCAGCACCACCCCGGCGGCCCGCCGCCCCCGGTCACCAGCACCCGCACCGTCATCGCTCCTCCACCTCGTCCGTCTCGTGAGCCCTGCCCGTCCCGTTCGCCCTGTCCGCCCGCCCGCCCCGCCCGCCCCGCCCGCCCTGTCCGCCCTGTTCGCCCTGTCCGCCTCGGACGCACCGCCCGGCCGCCGCGGGCGGCGTCCGATCCGCAGCGCGACCATCAGCAGCACGGCCAGCAGCAGCATCAGGTAGGACCAAAGGGTTCCGCCCCAGTCGTGGAAGCCGACCATGGTGGGGATGCCGTAGTCCTGGCCCACCCAGAGCACGGCCACCAGCCGCGCCAGGTTCGCGGTGGCGAACAGCGCCGCCGCCGCGACCGCCCCGACCAGCCGCTGGCGCCACGTCCCGCCGAGGATCAGCAGCGAGACGCCCGCGCAGGCCGCCACGACGGTGAGCGCCGAGCAGGACGGGGTGATCCGGATGAAGAACGGCTGGTACCCGTGGAAGCCGTGCACCAGGTCGGTGCCGGGCAGTTGGCGGACCATCGACAGCCCGCACCAGCGGGCCACCGCCCCGGTCGCCGCCGCCTCCGCCCGGGTGACCGGCCCGGCCGCCCAGTGGCCGAGGGCGAGGGTGGTGGCGATGACCGCCAGGACCCGCAGCAGCGGGGCCAGCGGCCGGGCCGGGCCGACCGCCGGGCGGGGCCG
This is a stretch of genomic DNA from Kitasatospora fiedleri. It encodes these proteins:
- a CDS encoding ATP-grasp domain-containing protein; translation: MLAREAARAGLVPVVGDADPHGVGLHLGHEGVLLPAAGQAGFAERLLATAVERRCEALVVTVGEELEQLAGREREFADKGVAAWFPAPETVTACLDKWAFARAVEGIPAPGTSLGGPGELPGPWIVKPRRGRGSRDVHAVHDPADFPTLLRRVPEPIVQTLLPGREFTADCLIGRDGTVHAAVPRWRTQVRGGIATRGTTFADPRVDVLVAELTGVLGLTGLVNVQGFLAEDGPARVVEVNPRCSGGLPISLAAGADLVGQYLRLLRGEPVRPEALRWAAGVTTARSFTEHRVTVPVSAAASV
- a CDS encoding DoxX family protein, which encodes MTEDLSRLAERARPILLGLCRIVVSLLFACHGAATLFGVFGGAHGKAPQVGEWPGWWAALIQLAGGVLVLLGIAVRPMALVCSGSMAYAYFSVHQEHALWPIQNGGEPAAMFAWAFLLIAAAGPGGLALGSLLRRRERVASPAVA
- a CDS encoding HEAT repeat domain-containing protein; translation: MTDDSRPPAQDPRETPDPVPDPVPGRAAREPDGPGPSAPAAGLEAARGARTLPDPPGLPELLGLAGHPDAEVRRAVAKALPFAASPPRTRPGCAPC
- a CDS encoding HEAT repeat domain-containing protein, with product MRALLTLCRDEDPGVRDAAVFSVGTLDEAYSPAVRAALHERLDDEDEDVAEEAVRGLANRQDASVLTRLIDLLETYRRPHVLTLSAAAVLGRPELLPVLAVLAAEDPDDPGIAAALAACDPVRRVERATLAWHLLEELVFRRPDLDAALVWPRFSADLHLEIHHGSGPLTYHADGLLGRAGQDPSRAAALVDAECPPGGG
- a CDS encoding glycoside hydrolase family 16 protein, coding for MPGYGPDGDRFTAVRENARSWRTPLVTTEGTAGGFELRTGDRLEARCQVTADQGVWPAIWTWGRDVAPGRSQPGHGEVDVMEYHDDHPRMLELSNHVRPGDPAYLDDLVTPGRWFTLACLFGPDSVRWELDGREVYADGRGVGSGWRAWIIVNLSVAAGRWGHRSPAPTAAGSPGAAGT
- a CDS encoding threonine/serine exporter family protein yields the protein MSDGPAEQRTGTAPTGTAPTGTGEAGAPTEPEEARTEEARTDQARTDQAERAMGFALALGQRLFEAGAETSAVDAALASVAAAYGPHDDLQVDITARTITLYHRPAEGRPTSMTRVTRTDESRSLDGLNRLYRLVLRIRSGRLPLARAERLLADSDRLSRRPWIAGALGGATLAASISLQAGGTAGAVVTAFVLQLLSGRLGWLLGRAGLQPFYLSAAQGAATVGACTLLLQLDVLTGREAVAAAAAVLVLLLPILSVVSLAEDAVNGYALMAASRLITVATLFAGLLGGTALAGLAVRDWADSAHYVHFVALTPPVVLLASAVGAAGNAAFNGGGPRLLLPATAAGLVAGAANLVLHTALPVPAAPAAFCSAALLALLAALAAPRLHLTPTVMILCGITGALLPGPAVFQSLAAVAARTGGAGAGFASALLTTASLGFGAVLGTTLGLRLLAARSRTRPAAAAAPSVP